The following coding sequences lie in one Nycticebus coucang isolate mNycCou1 chromosome 18, mNycCou1.pri, whole genome shotgun sequence genomic window:
- the SP6 gene encoding transcription factor Sp6, with translation MLTAVCGSLGSQHTDAPHASPPRLDLQPLQTYQGHTSPEAGDYPSPLQPGELQSLPLGPEVDFSQGYELPGASSRITCEDLESDSPLAPGPFSKLLQPDMSHHYESWFRPTHPGTEDGSWWDLHPGTSWMDLPHTQSALTSPGHPGALQAGLGGYVGDHQLCAPPPHPHPHHLLPPAGGQHLLGPPDGAKALEAAASESQGLDSSLDTAARPKGSRRSVPRSSGQTVCRCPNCLEAERLGAPCGPDGGKKKHLHNCHIPGCGKAYAKTSHLKAHLRWHSGDRPFVCNWLFCGKRFTRSDELQRHLQTHTGTKKFPCAVCSRVFMRSDHLAKHMKTHEGAKEEAAGLASGEGKASCTVEPPGGKGKREPEGSVAPSN, from the coding sequence ATGCTAACCGCTGTCTGCGGCTCTCTGGGCAGCCAGCATACGGACGCGCCTCACGCCTCCCCACCGCGGCTTGACCTGCAGCCTCTCCAAACATACCAGGGCCATACGAGCCCGGAGGCCGGGGACTATCCCTCCCCGCTGCAGCCTGGAGAGCTGCAGAGCCTCCCGCTGGGCCCGGAGGTGGATTTCTCACAGGGCTATGAGCTGCCGGGGGCATCCTCGCGGATAACCTGCGAGGACCTAGAAAGCGACAGTCCCTTGGCCCCGGGACCCTTTTCCAAGCTCCTGCAGCCGGACATGTCACACCATTACGAATCATGGTTCCGGCCAACACACCCAGGCACCGAGGACGGCTCGTGGTGGGACCTTCATCCGGGCACTAGCTGGATGGATCTCCCACACACGCAGAGCGCGCTAACTTCACCTGGCCACCCGGGGGCTCTTCAGGCGGGCTTGGGGGGCTATGTCGGAGACCACCAGCTTTGTGCCCCGCCTCCCCACCCGCATCCTCACCACCTCCTCCCACCCGCTGGAGGGCAACATCTTCTGGGGCCGCCAGACGGGGCTAAAGCCTTGGAAGCGGCGGCCTCGGAGTCGCAAGGGCTGGATTCAAGTCTGGACACGGCGGCCCGGCCCAAAGGCTCCCGGCGGTCAGTGCCCCGCAGCTCAGGCCAGACCGTATGTCGCTGCCCCAATTGTCTGGAGGCGGAGCGACTGGGGGCTCCGTGTGGGCCTGATGGGGGCAAGAAGAAGCATTTGCACAACTGCCACATCCCGGGCTGCGGGAAAGCCTATGCCAAGACATCGCACCTGAAGGCACATCTTCGCTGGCACAGCGGCGACCGTCCCTTCGTATGCAACTGGCTCTTCTGTGGCAAGCGCTTCACGCGCTCGGATGAGCTGCAGCGCCACCTCCAGACCCACACCGGCACCAAGAAGTTCCCCTGTGCAGTCTGCAGCCGGGTCTTCATGCGCAGCGACCACCTGGCCAAGCACATGAAAACCCACGAGGGCGCCAAAGAGGAGGCTGCCGGCTTGGCCTCGGGCGAGGGCAAGGCCAGCTGCACAGTGGAGCCCCCGGGGGGCAAAGGCAAACGGGAGCCCGAGGGCAGCGTGGCTCCCTCCAACTGA